CCGGTCCTTCCGCGGCCAGGCGCGGCGCCACGCCGGCCGCGCGCAGGAAGGCCACGGCGCGGTCGGCGCGCACGGCGAAGTTCACGTTCTGCGGGGTCAGCCGCCCCTGGGGCCGCAGGCCGGCGGTGCTGATGCCCACCAGCCGCCCGCGCATGTCCAGCAGCGGGCCGCCGGAGTTGCCGGGCTGCAGGGGCGCGCTGATCTGGATGTGGGTGGGGTTGTCGCGGATGCCGGCCAGCCCGTTCACCTCGCCGCGCGTCAGCTTGGCGTCGGAGGAGAGCACGCCGGTGAAAGGGAAGCCGTAGGCCACCACCCCCTCGCCGCGCTGGGGAAGCGCCTCGCGGAAGGCGAGAGCGGGGCCGGGGATGCCGGGCACGCGCAGCACGGCCAGGTCCATGTCGCGGTTGGCCTGCACGGGCGGCACGGCCTCGTAGCGGAAGCCGCTGGGAGCGCGCAGGGTGATCCGCGCGCAGCCATCCACCACGTGCTGGTTCGTTATCACCCGCTCGGACGCGACGAGGAAGCCGGTGCCGGTGACGACCGACGCCTCCCTGCCATCGGGTGCCCCCGCACGGCCGCGGCCGCGGGCCGGCGGGGCCGGCGCAGCGGCTGTTACGGAGGCTGCCTCGAAGGTCAGCACGGGCTGGGCGCAGACGTCGTGGCCCCGCGCCACCGCCTCCCGCCCGTCAGCCAGGGTGAGGCGCACGTCCAGGCGGCAGGAGGTGTCGGCCCGGCGGCGGAAGCCCTTCTCCGCCCCGTCCGCCACGGGATCGCGCAGGCGGTTGCGGCCGCGCGCCCCGGCGGCGTCGGCCTCCGTCGCCACCAGCCCTACCGCCGGCTGCCCCGTGCGGTTCACGATGCGCCAGGCGCTGCCGCGCTCCGCGGACAGGGCGGGGGTGGCAAGCAGGAGAAGAAGGGGCAGCAGGCGGCGCATCACGGCAGTGTGAGGCCGCGACCCGCCCGGTGGGAAGGGGCTGCTACCGCTCGCAGCGGATGAACATGGTCGACCGCTCCGCGATCTCGCCCACATCGGCGGCGCTGCGGTCCGTGCCGTTGCTGCGCGCGGCGGCGGGGGTGACGCCGGCGGCGCGCAGGAAGGCCGCCGCCCGCTCTCCCCGAACCGCGAAGTTGATGTTTTGCGCGATGTCGCCCGTGCGCCCCGCCACCGCCTGAGCGTTCAGCTTAGAGACGACGACGCCGACCACGTTGCCCTGCATGTCCAGCAGCGGCCCGCCGGAATTGCCGGGCTGCACGGGGGCGCTGATCTGGATCTGGTCCCCGTTGTCCCGCAGCCCCGCCAGCCCGTTGATCTCGCCGCGCGTCAGCTTGGCGTCGGAGGAGAGAAGGCCGGAGAGCGGGTAGCCGAAGGCCACCACCCCCTCGCCGCGCCGCAGCGGCGGGTCCTGGCGGAAGGAGAGGACGGGGCCGGTGAGACCGGGCACCGCCAGCAGCGCGAGGTCGAGATTGGCGTCCGTGCGCGCGGGCGGCACGGCGGCGTGGTTGCGGCCATCGGGCCCGCGCACCAGCACCCGGTTGCAGCCATCCACCACGTGGCGGTTCGTCAGCACCCGCTCCCCGGCGACGAGGAAGCCGGTGCCGGTGGCCGCGCGCACGCCCGGGCGGGGAATGGCCTGGGGCGGCGTCGGCGTCTCGGGGGAGGGGCGGGCGGCGCTGCCGGCCGCGGCCACGGCGGAGGCGTCCAGCGTGATCTCCCGCTGGGCGCAGATCTCCTGGTTCCGCGCCACCGCCTCGCGCCCGTCCGCCAGCACCAGGCGGATGTCGAAGCGGCAGCCGGCCTGGGCGTTGGGGCGCAGGCGATAGGCTGCGCCATCCGCCAACGGCCGGGGCAGCAGGTTGCCCGCCCAGTCCTGGCGCCCCGCGCGCACGGCGTTCAGCGTCCGCGCCTCCTGCCCCGTGCGGTTGACCACGCGGAACCCTTCCTCCGCCTGCGCGGCGGTGGGCGGAGCGCCGGGGGCGGCTCCTGGGGCGGCTCCCTCGGCTGTCCCTTGTGCCCGCGCGGCGGGCGAGGGGGGCAGGAGGAGGGCCAGGGCAAGGGCCGAGACGAGGGGGATGGCGCGCATGGTACCCGCGATGTGTGCGGCGGGGCCTGCGGCGTCAATCCGCCATCGCGGCCGTCCCCATTCCCGGCGCCGACCGGCTTGCGACGGCGCGAGCGGCGATGTAACAGTTCAAGTCGCTGATTTTACTAAGCAATTGATGCACAGGTCATGACATGAACACCTCTTCATATCTTGCCCGGACCGATCGGAACATCGCATGACCAGCCGCCCCACCTTCCCGTCGCCGGGGCGCTCGCTGCGCGCCGCATCCCTCCTGCTCGGCCTGCTGCTGGGTCTCGTGGCGCCCGCCGCCGCGCAGCAGGGCGCCTCCCCCGGTACGGACGACACGGACGCGCCCTCCCTTTTCCCGGAGGTGTCGGCCGGGTTGAGGGCGCTCCAGCAGGAGGGCTGGCTGATCCACGGCCAGGCCACCTTCGTCCTGCAGGGCCATCCCCGCTTTCGCTCCCCCTACCAGGGCCCGGGCAGCCTCAAGCCGGAAGCCTCGGCCGCGAACACCCTCTCCACCGACCTCATCCTCGGCCGCCGCCTCTGGCACGGGGCGGAGGCGGTGGTGGACGTCTCCGTCACCCGCGGCTTCGGCCTCTCCAACTCCACGGGCGTCGCGGCCTTCCCGAACAACGAGGCCTTCCGCCTCGGCTCCACCGAGCCCACCATCTTCGTCCCCCGCGCCTTCTTCCGGCAGACGATCGGCCTCTCCGCCGACACGGTGCCGGGCGAGGACGACGCGCTGCGCTTCGACGGCCCCCTGGCTCGGGAGCGCATCACCATCACGGTCGGCAAGATGTCGGTCTGGGACATCTTCGACCGCAACAGCTACTCCCACGATGCCCGCACCCAGTTCCTCAACTGGGCGCTCGTCGGCTCCGGCGCCGTGGACTACGCCGCCGACGCCCGCGGCTGGACCATCGGCGCCGCCGTGGAGTGGGAGGACGGGACCTGGGGCCTGCGCGCCGGCGCCTTCCAGGTCTCGCGCCGGGTGAACGGCCTTTTCCTCGATCCCTCCATCACCCGCGCCTGGCAGGTGCTGGGCGAGGTGGACCACTTCACTCGCCTCGGTGGCCGCCCCGGCGCCGTGCGCGTCATCGCCGGCCTGTCCCGCACCCGGCAGTCCAGCTGGGGCGAGCTGCTGGACCCCGTCTCCCCCGTGGACTTCGAGCTGAACCCGCGCGGCTACCGCACCAAGGCCATGCTGGCCCTGAACCTGGAGCAGGAGATCGCCGACGAGCTCGGCGCCTTCGCCCGCCTCTCCTGGAACGACGGCCGCACGCAGAACTGGATGTTCACGGAGATGGACCGC
This genomic window from Pararoseomonas sp. SCSIO 73927 contains:
- a CDS encoding trypsin-like peptidase domain-containing protein, producing the protein MRRLLPLLLLLATPALSAERGSAWRIVNRTGQPAVGLVATEADAAGARGRNRLRDPVADGAEKGFRRRADTSCRLDVRLTLADGREAVARGHDVCAQPVLTFEAASVTAAAPAPPARGRGRAGAPDGREASVVTGTGFLVASERVITNQHVVDGCARITLRAPSGFRYEAVPPVQANRDMDLAVLRVPGIPGPALAFREALPQRGEGVVAYGFPFTGVLSSDAKLTRGEVNGLAGIRDNPTHIQISAPLQPGNSGGPLLDMRGRLVGISTAGLRPQGRLTPQNVNFAVRADRAVAFLRAAGVAPRLAAEGPELGAVEVGEIAGRSVFLIRCEKGASGNPG
- a CDS encoding trypsin-like peptidase domain-containing protein, producing MRAIPLVSALALALLLPPSPAARAQGTAEGAAPGAAPGAPPTAAQAEEGFRVVNRTGQEARTLNAVRAGRQDWAGNLLPRPLADGAAYRLRPNAQAGCRFDIRLVLADGREAVARNQEICAQREITLDASAVAAAGSAARPSPETPTPPQAIPRPGVRAATGTGFLVAGERVLTNRHVVDGCNRVLVRGPDGRNHAAVPPARTDANLDLALLAVPGLTGPVLSFRQDPPLRRGEGVVAFGYPLSGLLSSDAKLTRGEINGLAGLRDNGDQIQISAPVQPGNSGGPLLDMQGNVVGVVVSKLNAQAVAGRTGDIAQNINFAVRGERAAAFLRAAGVTPAAARSNGTDRSAADVGEIAERSTMFIRCER
- a CDS encoding carbohydrate porin, with protein sequence MTSRPTFPSPGRSLRAASLLLGLLLGLVAPAAAQQGASPGTDDTDAPSLFPEVSAGLRALQQEGWLIHGQATFVLQGHPRFRSPYQGPGSLKPEASAANTLSTDLILGRRLWHGAEAVVDVSVTRGFGLSNSTGVAAFPNNEAFRLGSTEPTIFVPRAFFRQTIGLSADTVPGEDDALRFDGPLARERITITVGKMSVWDIFDRNSYSHDARTQFLNWALVGSGAVDYAADARGWTIGAAVEWEDGTWGLRAGAFQVSRRVNGLFLDPSITRAWQVLGEVDHFTRLGGRPGAVRVIAGLSRTRQSSWGELLDPVSPVDFELNPRGYRTKAMLALNLEQEIADELGAFARLSWNDGRTQNWMFTEMDRAVSGGLSLKGGRWGRKEDTVGLGANIGWASAGRRQYLSSGGIGFITGDGALRGGPEYAIEAYYDAAVAPGVNLGFDVQQVFNPAYNRDRGPVTLFALRARVAF